In Hahella sp. KA22, one genomic interval encodes:
- the rsmH gene encoding 16S rRNA (cytosine(1402)-N(4))-methyltransferase RsmH — MESNQYGHVTVLLAEAVEALGVEADGLYIDGTFGRGGHSAEILKALGPQGRLLGIDKDPRARRTAMERFSGDDRFLFRQGSFADMASFVAELQWPGVDGVLLDLGVSSPQLDEAERGFSFMQDGPLDMRMDPDSGQSASEWVNTAKEEEISKVLWDLGEERFARRMAKAIVAARQTQPITRTLQLAEIVAAANPRWEKGKNPATRAFQAIRIYINRELDDLAQGLEQAFGVLKPGGRLTVISFHSLEDRMVKQYMRDIVRGPKTPKWLPVVDDAPPKAKLVGKKIRAGETELAANVRARSAVMRVLEKC, encoded by the coding sequence ATGGAAAGTAATCAATACGGACACGTAACGGTTTTATTGGCCGAGGCTGTTGAGGCTCTGGGCGTCGAGGCGGATGGGCTTTATATAGACGGCACCTTCGGGCGCGGCGGACACAGTGCGGAGATATTGAAAGCGCTGGGGCCGCAAGGGCGACTGCTGGGTATCGACAAAGATCCACGTGCGAGGCGGACGGCGATGGAAAGGTTTTCTGGCGATGACAGATTTCTATTCCGGCAAGGCTCCTTTGCTGACATGGCCTCGTTTGTTGCGGAACTGCAATGGCCTGGAGTTGATGGCGTACTGCTTGATTTGGGTGTTTCCTCCCCGCAGTTGGATGAAGCCGAAAGGGGCTTCAGCTTTATGCAGGACGGGCCTTTGGATATGCGGATGGACCCGGACAGCGGCCAGTCTGCTTCAGAATGGGTGAATACCGCAAAAGAAGAAGAGATTAGCAAGGTGCTTTGGGATCTGGGTGAAGAGCGTTTTGCGCGACGGATGGCGAAAGCCATTGTGGCGGCGCGTCAGACCCAACCCATTACTCGAACCTTGCAGTTGGCGGAAATAGTCGCGGCGGCTAACCCACGTTGGGAGAAAGGCAAAAACCCGGCGACGCGAGCGTTTCAGGCTATCAGGATATACATCAACAGGGAGTTGGACGATCTGGCCCAAGGGTTGGAGCAGGCGTTCGGAGTGCTTAAGCCGGGCGGGCGTCTGACGGTTATCAGCTTCCATTCTCTCGAAGATCGCATGGTCAAACAGTACATGCGGGATATTGTACGAGGGCCTAAGACTCCGAAATGGCTGCCGGTGGTGGATGATGCGCCGCCAAAAGCCAAATTGGTAGGTAAGAAAATCCGCGCAGGCGAAACTGAGCTCGCGGCCAATGTACGGGCGCGCAGCGCCGTAATGCGTGTATTGGAGAAATGTTGA
- the mraZ gene encoding division/cell wall cluster transcriptional repressor MraZ, with translation MFRGVNAINMDSKGRFAMPTRYRDRIAEISNNQMIATIDTQERCLLIYPLPEWEQIESQIAALPAYNPATRRIQRLLLGHATELEIDGAGRVLLSQPLREYAYLDKKLILLGQGKKFELWDEDHWTKRRDEYLDEDALGQDVPEELMNIAL, from the coding sequence GTGTTTAGAGGGGTCAATGCGATCAACATGGATTCAAAGGGGCGCTTTGCTATGCCGACGCGTTACCGGGATCGTATTGCCGAAATAAGCAATAACCAAATGATTGCAACCATTGATACACAAGAACGCTGCCTTCTGATTTATCCACTGCCGGAGTGGGAGCAGATTGAAAGCCAAATCGCCGCGCTACCCGCGTATAACCCGGCGACTCGGCGTATCCAGCGGCTTTTATTGGGCCACGCCACTGAACTTGAAATTGATGGTGCGGGACGCGTGTTGTTGTCCCAGCCGTTACGTGAATACGCATATCTGGATAAAAAATTGATTCTATTGGGTCAGGGTAAGAAGTTTGAGTTGTGGGACGAAGATCACTGGACGAAGCGGCGCGATGAATATTTGGACGAGGATGCGCTTGGTCAGGATGTCCCAGAAGAACTGATGAACATCGCGCTATAA
- the ftsL gene encoding cell division protein FtsL, whose product MILIRSTGQATPLTTRRSKTVREPILPVVLEWWGETCRLAVSMVKGRALITLSLLAALVVSGVATVYAVHLNRQQFIELQTLQRDKDRYEREWTQLLLEESAWSAHSRVEQIADQRFGMHVPDATKIEIVR is encoded by the coding sequence ATGATTTTGATTCGTTCTACAGGTCAGGCCACGCCACTGACGACAAGACGCAGCAAAACGGTTCGTGAGCCGATTTTGCCTGTCGTACTGGAGTGGTGGGGTGAGACGTGTCGCCTTGCCGTCAGCATGGTCAAGGGACGGGCGCTGATAACTTTGTCACTGTTGGCGGCTCTGGTGGTGTCCGGCGTCGCTACGGTGTATGCCGTGCATTTGAACCGGCAGCAGTTTATTGAGCTACAGACGCTGCAGCGGGATAAAGACCGCTATGAGCGTGAATGGACCCAGCTATTGCTGGAAGAAAGCGCTTGGAGCGCGCATAGCCGAGTGGAGCAGATTGCGGATCAGCGTTTCGGCATGCATGTGCCTGACGCCACCAAGATAGAGATAGTGAGATGA
- a CDS encoding penicillin-binding protein 2, giving the protein MKANDRRTAQRGAMEQAESGQAAPAMLWRYYAVAIVLVACFIVLVWRVIDLQVINHEFLRSQGDMRTVRVEPIQATRGKILDRNGEPLAVSAPVVTLWANPQEAQENDEGWHKLAELLGMQSDEMVKRLRRHKGKEFIYVQRQLSPETGRLAMDLKLQGLYAKREFKRYYPAGEVAAHIVGITDIDEKGQEGIELAFDQYLRGVNGSKKVLKDRRGYVIKDLSLLQDAQSGTDLQLSIDLRLQYMAYRELKAAVEAHHAKSGSLVILDVRTGEVLAMVNQPSFNPNNRDSMNPSGLRNRAVTDLFEPGSTVKPLSIAAALKTGSVTAETRINTSPGFLRLNGQTIRDARDYGSLDLVSIITKSSNVGTSKVALKIGGEAVFETFYQAGFGQSSGIEFPGEAVGVLPNFTKWQPIRLATLSYGYGLSVTTLQLAQSYMAIAADGVRRPVSLIRGGQQGVSPQQVMPAGISKQIREMLETVVLKGGTGTRAHVAEYRVAGKTGTTHKVGEHGYADDAYNAVFAGLAPVEKPRLAMAILMNEPQGSEYYGGEVSAPVFARVVANALRLLNVAPDRAIPVVAGASGSDSKRNGG; this is encoded by the coding sequence ATGAAAGCCAACGACCGGCGGACAGCTCAGCGTGGCGCCATGGAGCAGGCCGAGAGCGGACAAGCGGCTCCGGCGATGCTCTGGCGTTATTACGCTGTAGCTATCGTGTTGGTCGCGTGTTTTATCGTGCTGGTCTGGCGTGTTATCGACTTGCAGGTGATCAATCATGAATTCCTGCGTTCGCAAGGCGACATGCGCACTGTTCGGGTTGAGCCGATTCAGGCGACGCGCGGCAAGATACTGGATCGTAACGGCGAGCCTTTGGCGGTCAGCGCTCCGGTTGTGACCTTGTGGGCGAACCCGCAAGAAGCGCAGGAGAATGATGAAGGTTGGCATAAGCTGGCGGAGTTGCTCGGTATGCAGTCCGACGAGATGGTGAAGAGACTGCGTCGGCATAAGGGCAAAGAGTTTATTTACGTACAGCGTCAACTATCCCCGGAAACCGGGCGTTTGGCGATGGACCTGAAGCTGCAAGGGCTTTACGCAAAACGCGAATTTAAACGCTATTACCCTGCCGGGGAAGTAGCGGCGCATATTGTTGGCATCACGGATATCGACGAAAAAGGCCAGGAAGGCATTGAGCTGGCTTTTGATCAATATCTACGCGGCGTTAATGGCAGCAAAAAGGTCCTAAAAGACCGCCGCGGATATGTGATTAAGGATTTGAGTCTGCTGCAAGACGCGCAATCCGGTACGGATTTACAGCTCAGTATCGATTTGCGCCTGCAGTATATGGCGTATCGGGAATTAAAGGCGGCGGTTGAGGCGCACCACGCAAAGTCCGGATCACTGGTGATATTGGATGTGAGGACCGGCGAGGTGTTGGCGATGGTGAATCAACCCTCGTTCAACCCCAACAATCGAGACAGTATGAACCCCTCGGGGTTGCGAAATCGGGCGGTGACGGATTTGTTCGAGCCCGGGTCCACTGTCAAACCCCTGTCGATAGCCGCAGCGCTTAAGACAGGGAGTGTTACAGCAGAAACCCGGATCAACACCAGTCCGGGTTTCCTGCGTTTAAATGGGCAGACTATTCGCGACGCTCGTGACTATGGCTCGCTGGACCTGGTTTCCATCATCACCAAGTCCAGTAACGTCGGCACCAGCAAAGTGGCGCTGAAAATTGGCGGAGAAGCGGTTTTTGAAACCTTCTACCAAGCTGGCTTTGGACAGTCGTCCGGTATTGAGTTTCCAGGTGAAGCGGTGGGCGTGCTGCCGAATTTCACCAAATGGCAGCCCATTCGTCTGGCTACTCTGTCATACGGCTACGGGCTGTCTGTAACGACGCTGCAGTTGGCGCAGTCATACATGGCAATCGCCGCAGATGGCGTGCGCAGACCAGTAAGTTTGATTAGGGGCGGGCAGCAAGGTGTTTCTCCGCAACAGGTTATGCCAGCGGGTATTTCCAAGCAGATCAGAGAAATGCTGGAGACAGTGGTGCTGAAAGGCGGCACGGGAACCCGGGCGCATGTCGCCGAGTATCGTGTGGCGGGTAAAACCGGCACCACTCACAAAGTTGGCGAGCATGGCTATGCGGATGACGCCTATAACGCGGTGTTTGCAGGTTTGGCTCCGGTTGAGAAGCCCAGACTGGCCATGGCG